Proteins from one Scleropages formosus chromosome 14, fSclFor1.1, whole genome shotgun sequence genomic window:
- the LOC108920517 gene encoding regulator of cell cycle RGCC-like, whose amino-acid sequence MKSPEMKPKSSSHISQADTELSEVLFEFDAVIEDFSSPVERRHFSYEEHLRKMKRLSGSSAGDSDSAESFGRHSFSFSDEKLNSPAVFSPVCVSPSTPFPKAKLGDTKELEDFIADLDKTIESM is encoded by the exons ATGAAATCGCCTGAAATGAAACCGAAGAGCTCGT CTCACATCAGCCAAGCGGACACAGAGCTCAGCGAAGTTCTGTTTGAGTTTGACGCGGTCATTGAGGACTTCTCGTCCCCGGTGGAGAGGAGACATTTCAGTTACGAGGAGCAcctgaggaagatgaagagacTGAGCGGCTCCAGCGCCGGGGACTCGGACA GTGCAGAATCCTTTGGCCGACACAGTTTCAGCTTCAGTGATGAGAAGCTCAACTCGCCTGCTGTGTTCTCTCCCGTGTGTGTTTCCCCCTCCACACCATTCCCAAAAG CTAAACTTGGCGACACGAAGGAGCTTGAAGACTTCATTGCAGACCTGGACAAGACAATAGAAA GCATGTGA
- the LOC108920462 gene encoding ras-related protein Rab-33B, producing MAHEPGDDGFVTVYNRKTASREPPLDDDTGLQLQIFKIIVIGDSNVGKTCLTYRFCGGKFLKNPEATIGVDFRERSVVIDGETVKLQIWDTAGQERFRKSMVEHYYRNVHAVIFVYDVTKLSTLESMPEWIEECARQCVPPAVPRILVGNKCDLQARREVPTSLAQRMADSYNFPLFETSAKDPGEKEHVDAIFLTLAYRLKNHKPLRLKQPSEGSTVHLADEQERSPNHCTC from the exons ATGGCCCATGAGCCTGGAGACGATGGTTTCGTTACCGTGTACAATAGAAAGACCGCGAGCCGCGAGCCGCCGCTCGACGACGACACCGGCCTGCAGCTGCAGATATTCAAGATCATTGTGATCGGAGACTCGAACGTGGGCAAGACGTGTCTCACGTACAGATTCTGTGGCGGCAAATTTCTGAAGAATCCCGAAGCGACGATTGGAGTGGATTTCAGGGAAAGGAGCGTGGTCATAGATGGAGAAACTGTCAAG TTGCAGATATGGGACACGGCGGGGCAGGAGCGCTTCCGGAAAAGCATGGTGGAGCACTACTACCGAAACGTGCACGCCGTCATCTTTGTGTACGATGTGACCAAGCTGTCGACCCTTGAGAGCATGCCCGAGTGGATCGAGGAGTGCGCCCGCCAGTGCGTCCCCCCCGCCGTCCCGCGCATTCTGGTGGGCAATAAGTGCGACCTGCAGGCCAGGCGGGAGGTGCCCACCTCGCTGGCCCAGCGCATGGCAGACAGCTACAACTTCCCGCTCTTCGAGACGTCCGCCAAGGACCCCGGTGAGAAGGAACACGTGGACGCCATCTTCCTCACGCTGGCCTACCGGCTGAAGAACCACAAGCCTTTGCGGCTGAAGCAGCCCAGCGAGGGCAGCACGGTGCACCTCGCGGACGAGCAGGAGCGTTCACCGAATCACTGCACgtgctga
- the mtrf1 gene encoding peptide chain release factor 1, mitochondrial, giving the protein MYKWVRLCGVCSCRSILRTVQKGQNRMTPDAQLQIEIPLHKSYLKGFSPCRRFCHNDPGDLLRHESVQKYLHGLVDEYRDISQKLQNQNESASESERRAMNKRHIDLMPLGTAFENIENAVKDLKELEALLQSSSVEEDPRMMDLLKEEHADISKRLQKLQEELLQTLTPCDRHDTDDVILEVVSGRTTGGDICQQFTKEVFDMYENYANNKNWNFDIYNYTPSDYGGLHHAAVRISGEKVYRLLKHEGGTHRVQRIPQIGLSSRMQRIHTGTMTVIVLPQPNKIDLDIDPKELQVDTFRSRGPGGQSVNTTDSAVRIVHIPTGITAECQESRSQLKNRETAMRVLRARIYQQIIDKENEERLSTRKRQVGTRAQSERIRTYNFTQDRVTDHRIGHVTRDVKEFLQGGQLLDELITALVKHAEKESLLELVTQSTQLQNRH; this is encoded by the exons atgtataaatgggtgcgGCTCTGTGGGGTGTGTTCCTGCAGGTCAATTTTGAGGACAGTGCAGAAGGGTCAGAACAGAATGACGCCTGACGCTCAGCTACAGATTGAGATTCCTCTCCACAAGTCTTATTTAAAAGGGTTCAGTCCATGTCGAAGATTTTGCCATAACGACCCAGGTGATCTGCTGCGGCACGAATCAGTTCAAAAGTACCTGCACGGCCTGGTTGATGAGTACAGGGACATCAGTCAGAAGTTACAGAATCAGAACGAATCAGCCAGTGAATCAGAGAGGAGAGCAATGAACAAAAGACACATAGATCTCATGCCTCTGGGAACAGCTTTTGAGAACATTGAGAATGCCGTGAAGGACCTCAAAGAGCTCGAAGCACTTTTGCAAA GCAGTTCAGTTGAGGAAGACCCTCGCATGATGGACTTATTGAAAGAAGAGCATGCTGACATTTCAAAACGACTGCAGAAACTCCAAGAAGAA CTGCTGCAGACCCTTACACCTTGTGACAGACATGACACCGACGATGTCATTTTGGAAGTGGTGTCAGGTCGAACAACAGGAG gTGACATCTGCCAGCAATTTACAAAGGAAGTGTTTGATATGTatgaaaattatgcaaataataaaaactggaattttGACATTTACAATTATACTCCTTCTGACTACg GGGGATTACATCATGCAGCAGTGCGAATTTCAGGGGAGAAGGTTTACAGGTTGCTAAAGCATGAGGGTGGCACACACCGCGTGCAGAGGATCCCTCAGATTGGACTGTCGTCGCGAATGCAGCGGATCCACACTGGAACCATGACTGTGATTGTGTTGCCCCAACCCAACAAG ATAGATCTTGATATAGACCCCAAGGAGTTGCAGGTTGACACTTTCCGATCTCGAGGACCAGGTGGTCAAAGCGTCAATACAACAGACAGCGCTGTCAGAATAGTTCATATTCCTACAG GCATTACAGCAGAGTGCCAAGAGTCTCGGTCCCAGTTAAAGAATCGTGAGACTGCCATGCGGGTGCTGAGAGCCAGGATCTACCAGCAGATAATAGACAAGGAGAATGAAGAAAGGCTCAGTACACGTAAGCGTCAG GTGGGGACCCGCGCTCAGTCAGAAAGGATTCGAACGTATAACTTCACCCAAGACCGTGTGACTGACCACAGGATAGGTCACGTGACACGCGATGTCAAG GAATTCCTGCAGGGAGGACAACTACTGGATGAACTGATCACAGCACTGGTGAAGCATGCAGAGAAGGAATCTCTCTTGGAGCTGGTTACACAAAGCACACAGCTGCAGAACAGGCATTGA